From Antennarius striatus isolate MH-2024 chromosome 9, ASM4005453v1, whole genome shotgun sequence, one genomic window encodes:
- the pou3f2b gene encoding POU domain, class 3, transcription factor 2 — protein sequence MSSGSGAECRCATASTWQSAWESPVGKRGSVKCEVPLIRATSSAPRVMATAASNHYSILTSSASIVHSEPGSMQQATAYRDAQSLLQGDYPLQSNSHTLSHAHQWITALSHGEGAPWSSSPLGAEQDIKPVVQSARDEMHNSSNNLQHQSRPPHLVHQTHGNHHDGRAWRTTTAAHIPSMATTNGQSLIYSQPGFSVNGLIPGSGQGMHHHNLRDSHDDHHSPHLSEHGHPASQHQHQHRPQSHHDHSDEDTPTSDDLEQFAKQFKQRRIKLGFTQADVGLALGTLYGNVFSQTTICRFEALQLSFKNMCKLKPLLNKWLEEADSTSGSPTSLDKIAAQGRKRKKRTSIEVSVKGALESHFLKCPKPSASEILSLADNLHLEKEVVRVWFCNRRQKEKRMTPPGALPGSEDVYGDTPPHHGVQTPVQ from the coding sequence ATGAGCAGCGGGAGCGGGGCGGAGTGCAGGTGCGCCACGGCGTCAACTTGGCAGAGCGCCTGGGAGTCGCCTGTGGGCAAGAGAGGATCTGTCAAATGTGAGGTTCCTTTAATAAGAGCGACCAGTTCTGCTCCGAGAGTCATGGCGACCGCAGCGTCCAACCACTACAGCATCCTCACCTCCAGCGCATCCATCGTGCACTCGGAGCCTGGCAGCATGCAGCAAGCCACGGCGTACCGGGACGCGCAGAGCCTTTTGCAGGGCGACTACCCGCTGCAGAGCAACAGCCACACGCTCAGCCACGCACACCAGTGGATCACGGCGCTGTCCCACGGAGAAGGAGCCCCGTGGTCCTCCAGCCCGCTCGGCGCAGAGCAGGACATCAAACCCGTGGTGCAGAGCGCCCGGGACGAGATGCACAACTCCAGCAACAACCTGCAGCACCAGTCGCGACCACCCCATCTGGTGCACCAGACGCACGGGAACCACCACGACGGCCGGGCGTGGAGAACCACCACCGCGGCGCACATACCGAGCATGGCGACGACGAACGGCCAAAGCCTTATTTACTCCCAGCCGGGATTCAGCGTCAACGGGTTGATCCCGGGCAGCGGGCAGGGGATGCACCACCACAATCTAAGAGACAGTCATGACGACCACCATAGTCCGCACCTCAGCGAACACGGACACCCCGCGTCCCAGCATCAGCACCAGCACCGGCCACAGAGTCACCACGACCACTCGGATGAGGATACGCCGACCTCGGACGACCTGGAGCAGTTCGCCAAGCAGTTCAAACAGCGGAGGATCAAGCTGGGCTTCACGCAGGCGGACGTAGGACTCGCTCTGGGGACCCTGTACGGAAATGTGTTTTCCCAAACCACCATATGCAGGTTTGAGGCCCTGCAGCTCAGCTTCAAAAACATGTGCAAGCTGAAGCCTCTGTTGAACAAGTGGTTGGAGGAGGCGGACTCCACCTCGGGCAGCCCGACCAGCCTGGACAAAATTGCGGCGCaggggaggaaaagaaaaaaacggaCTTCAATCGAGGTAAGCGTAAAGGGAGCTTTGGAGAGCCATTTTTTGAAGTGTCCTAAACCGTCAGCGTCGGAAATACTCAGCCTGGCGGACAATCTGCACCTGGAGAAAGAAGTGGTGAGGGTTTGGTTTTGtaacaggagacagaaggagaaacGCATGACCCCTCCCGGAGCTTTGCCGGGAAGTGAGGATGTGTACGGTGACACGCCGCCGCACCACGGGGTTCAGACCCCGGTCCAATGA